In one Triplophysa dalaica isolate WHDGS20190420 chromosome 9, ASM1584641v1, whole genome shotgun sequence genomic region, the following are encoded:
- the LOC130428690 gene encoding uncharacterized protein LOC130428690: MKLKTSTLTSSPLPISAGPPTPAPTAERVKSHHSSVPEPLVTSHSDLFTRLVLLDIEDDDEVHIISPFVMNDTRQRRPKPKREKQPTFCWVEKNKELLESERSVKKLNNAKETDHEGSSPYIPYGYTEAISLSAPSSQSDLILMDMNDNNESDEPEVKFISPFELKDTRHRRPKPMIKDQPMFCWMESTEMLESETEMDEVQPEAPEQQETPVNKYHPESNADKQQTLQKEKDAHDNTIMTGPYGPVGDTQDHLTGPEKTKAASKTKGLFVLHHWLEKKTKKRQEEKMRKEREITETQLLRERYLNSPALKHLCVNKNNSYYIPNLLL, translated from the exons ATGAAACTTAAAACATCAACtctcacttcatctcctttgCCAATATCAGCTGGTCCACCAACACCTGCTCCAACAGCTGAGAGGGTAaaatcccatcattcatcagtgcctgaaccgctggtCACATCACACTCTGATCTCTTTACACGCCTGGTCCTCTTGGACattgaagatgatgatgaggtGCATATCATCTCTCCATTTGTTATGAATGATACAAGACAGAGAAGACCTAAGCCCAAGAGGGAAAAACAACCGACGTTTTGTTGGGTGGAGAAGAATAAAGAGTTGCTGGAGAGTGAAAGATCAGTGAAGAAACTGAACAATGCCAAAGAAACGGAccatgaag GATCATCTCCTTACATCCCCTATGGATATACCGAGGCGATATCACTGTCAGCACCTTCAtcacagtctgatctcatcCTCATGGACATGAATGATAACAACGAGTCTGATGAGCCTGAGGTGAAGTTCATCTCTCCATTTGAGCTGAAGGACACCAGACACAGAAGACCGAAGCCCATGATAAAAGATCAACCGATGTTTTGTTGGATGGAGAGCACGGAGATGCTGGAGAGTGAAACTGAAATGGATGAAGTCCAGCCAGAAGCTCCAGAGCAGCAGGAGACACCTGTGAATAAATACCATCCAGAGAGCAACGCTGACAAACAACAAACCCTTCAGAAGGAGAAAGACGCTCATGACAACACCATCATGACAGGTCCTTATGGTCCCGTTGGAGATACCCAAGATCACCTGACAGGTCCAGAGAAGACCAAAGCTGCCAGCAAAACAAAAGGATTATTTGTTCTTCATCACTGGCTTgagaaaaagaccaaaaaaCGACAGgaggagaaaatgagaaaagaaagggaaataacagaaacacagttaCTGAGGGAGAGATACCTCAACAGTCCAGCATTGAAACATTTGTGTGTAAATAAGAACAACTCTTACTATATCCCGAATCTCCTTCTGTAA